A portion of the Pseudocalidococcus azoricus BACA0444 genome contains these proteins:
- a CDS encoding ABC transporter ATP-binding protein translates to MPPIYQFNMPLPPAEYVLEVADLRVEFPGPARPAVNGINFSLRRGQTLGLVGESGSGKSVTCLALMQLLLPPGKITAGQAWFHPQGGQSVNLLQLTPRELTTYRGQALGMVFQEPMSSLNPVFSCGFQLQEVLRQHQKLSPAAAKRASIALLQEVQLIPMDQELAAQFARESPAQVQATIQAQKQTFLDRYPHQLSGGQIQRVMIAMALAANPEILIADEPTTALDVTIQAAILKLLKDLSQQRQMSMIFVTHDLGIVADLADEIAVMYQGEIVETGPTEEIFTCPQHPYTQGLLACRPRLDIRLATLPTIADFLSPDPANSSPPCDRNNPATVISAASQLERVQALQAQPPLLEVANLRVFFPLPALVGQPKRYFQAVNDVSFQLYPGETLGLVGESGCGKTTLARTLLGLVSPTTGQIMFRGQEVTHWQGPQRRELRQRMQIIFQDPYSALDPRLTIGASIAEPLYIHQKSSRSSRQSRVADLLARVGLEPRMANRYPHEFSGGQRQRICIARALALQPELMICDESVSALDVSVQAQVLNLLKELQAEFNLTYIFISHDLSVVKFMSDRIMVMYRGQVEEVAPAVTLYEQPQSHYTRQLIAAIPGVKGAI, encoded by the coding sequence ATGCCCCCTATTTATCAGTTCAATATGCCCCTACCTCCCGCTGAATATGTCCTTGAAGTTGCTGATTTACGGGTTGAGTTTCCCGGCCCGGCCCGGCCCGCCGTCAATGGGATCAATTTCAGCTTAAGGCGGGGGCAAACCTTGGGCCTGGTGGGGGAGTCGGGTTCCGGTAAATCGGTGACTTGTTTAGCCTTAATGCAGTTATTGTTGCCACCTGGAAAAATTACCGCCGGCCAGGCCTGGTTTCATCCCCAGGGGGGCCAATCGGTCAACCTCTTACAACTCACACCGAGGGAATTAACCACCTACCGCGGCCAGGCCTTGGGAATGGTCTTTCAAGAGCCGATGAGTTCCTTAAATCCAGTTTTTAGTTGCGGGTTTCAACTCCAAGAAGTCCTGAGACAGCACCAGAAACTCAGTCCCGCCGCCGCCAAGCGGGCCAGCATCGCCCTCCTTCAAGAAGTGCAACTGATTCCCATGGATCAAGAGCTTGCGGCCCAGTTTGCCAGAGAATCTCCCGCCCAAGTCCAAGCCACCATTCAGGCCCAGAAACAAACTTTTTTAGACCGCTATCCCCATCAACTGTCGGGGGGGCAAATTCAACGGGTGATGATTGCTATGGCCTTGGCCGCTAACCCAGAAATTCTCATTGCCGATGAACCCACCACTGCCCTGGATGTGACGATTCAAGCCGCAATTCTGAAGCTCCTTAAAGATCTAAGTCAACAACGGCAAATGTCAATGATTTTTGTCACCCATGATTTGGGAATTGTGGCGGATTTAGCCGATGAAATTGCCGTCATGTATCAGGGGGAAATTGTCGAAACTGGCCCCACGGAGGAGATCTTTACCTGCCCTCAGCATCCCTATACCCAAGGCCTGTTAGCCTGTCGCCCCCGTTTAGATATTCGCCTGGCCACCTTACCCACCATTGCTGATTTTCTGTCCCCAGATCCGGCCAACTCTTCCCCCCCTTGTGATCGCAACAATCCAGCAACTGTCATTAGTGCCGCCAGCCAACTGGAACGAGTCCAAGCCCTCCAGGCCCAGCCGCCCCTATTAGAAGTGGCCAATTTACGAGTCTTTTTTCCGCTGCCAGCCCTAGTGGGACAACCCAAACGCTATTTCCAGGCCGTGAATGATGTTTCTTTTCAACTCTATCCAGGGGAAACCCTTGGCCTGGTGGGGGAATCGGGCTGTGGCAAGACAACATTGGCCCGCACCTTATTGGGGTTGGTCAGTCCGACTACAGGCCAGATTATGTTTCGGGGGCAAGAGGTGACCCATTGGCAGGGGCCACAACGGCGGGAATTGCGGCAACGGATGCAAATTATTTTTCAAGATCCCTACAGTGCCCTGGATCCCCGCTTAACCATTGGAGCCAGCATTGCCGAACCCCTATATATTCATCAAAAATCCTCTCGGTCATCCCGTCAGAGTCGCGTTGCCGATTTATTAGCCCGAGTGGGCCTGGAACCCAGGATGGCCAATCGCTATCCCCATGAGTTTTCCGGTGGTCAACGGCAACGAATTTGTATTGCCCGGGCCTTGGCCTTACAACCGGAATTAATGATCTGTGATGAGTCGGTTTCGGCGTTGGATGTCTCGGTGCAGGCCCAAGTCTTAAATTTGCTCAAGGAACTCCAGGCCGAATTTAACTTAACCTATATTTTCATTTCCCATGATTTAAGTGTCGTCAAGTTCATGAGTGATCGGATTATGGTCATGTATCGCGGCCAGGTGGAGGAAGTTGCCCCAGCCGTTACCCTTTATGAGCAGCCCCAGAGTCATTATACTCGCCAGTTAATTGCAGCCATTCCAGGGGTTAAGGGGGCGATTTAA
- a CDS encoding NfeD family protein, translating into MVVSMFWLWIGLGLILCFLEVLIPTAFVEMMLGVSALLMALVSLLIPNTAVQIVLWLLLSVLLIYLIRRFFPHRKALSLEEAVEAQTLTAINPGKTGRVLYEGNSWQARCEDHHLGIAENEAVYVVRREGTTLIVIPQKQLDQYT; encoded by the coding sequence GTGGTTGTCTCGATGTTTTGGTTGTGGATTGGCCTAGGGTTAATCCTCTGCTTCTTAGAAGTCCTGATTCCCACGGCCTTTGTCGAAATGATGCTGGGGGTGAGTGCCTTACTAATGGCCTTGGTCTCCCTTCTCATTCCCAATACGGCGGTGCAGATTGTCCTTTGGTTATTGCTCTCTGTCCTTTTGATCTACCTGATCCGGCGATTTTTTCCCCACCGTAAAGCCCTGAGCCTAGAAGAAGCCGTGGAAGCCCAAACCTTGACGGCCATTAACCCTGGGAAAACCGGCCGGGTCTTGTATGAGGGGAATTCTTGGCAGGCCCGCTGTGAGGATCACCATTTAGGAATTGCCGAAAATGAAGCGGTTTATGTGGTGCGCCGGGAAGGGACAACCTTAATTGTGATTCCCCAAAAACAGTTGGATCAATACACCTAA